A stretch of the Mycolicibacterium celeriflavum genome encodes the following:
- a CDS encoding acetyl-CoA hydrolase/transferase family protein, with the protein MPTELTAEEAAARLAPDDTLGIPLGPGQPPAVLRALGEREDWTDLRVYGALLAVGTELFGRPGVHYLSGFFGPLERALRDTGANVEFAPADFRRFGPLLEQQSPRVMTTVATPPDADGWCSLSLHAGGTVNELRRAGTDPERLLIVESSTAYPRTFGLGEHRNALHVDEIDILVHSTDAPVALPGGDAAPTEADTAIARHAVEFITSGATLQTGIGSIPSQIATLLAEGDGGEYGLHSEMFTDGCMKLHRAGKVTNTGKGIYDGVSVTTFAFGSAELYAWLDGNRDVAFLPVEIVNAPGVIGANNDMVSINGALAIDIQGQVVADTIGGNQFSGVGGAEDFVAGAGLELSDRSLICLPSTFERDGELQSRIVPWFGPGAVITTPRHHVDVIVTEYGAAELEGKTVRERGEALAAIAHPRFRDDLLAAAERAAKGRSPVV; encoded by the coding sequence ATGCCAACCGAGCTCACCGCCGAGGAGGCCGCCGCGCGGCTCGCTCCCGACGACACGTTAGGGATACCGCTCGGACCCGGCCAGCCGCCGGCGGTCCTGCGGGCGCTCGGCGAGCGCGAGGACTGGACGGATCTGCGGGTGTACGGCGCGTTGCTCGCGGTCGGCACGGAGCTGTTCGGCCGCCCCGGCGTGCATTACCTGTCGGGCTTCTTCGGTCCGCTCGAGCGGGCGCTGCGGGACACGGGCGCCAATGTCGAGTTCGCGCCCGCGGACTTTCGCCGCTTCGGGCCGCTGCTCGAGCAACAGTCGCCGCGGGTGATGACGACCGTCGCAACGCCGCCCGACGCCGACGGCTGGTGCTCGCTGTCCCTGCACGCGGGCGGCACGGTGAACGAATTGCGCCGCGCCGGAACAGATCCCGAGCGGCTGTTGATCGTCGAGTCCTCAACCGCATACCCGCGGACGTTCGGGCTCGGTGAACACCGGAACGCGCTACACGTCGACGAGATCGACATCCTCGTGCACTCGACCGATGCGCCGGTTGCACTTCCGGGCGGCGACGCGGCGCCCACCGAAGCCGATACGGCGATCGCGCGCCACGCGGTCGAGTTCATCACCTCCGGTGCGACACTGCAGACCGGTATCGGTTCGATACCCAGCCAGATCGCGACCCTGCTGGCCGAGGGCGACGGTGGCGAATACGGTTTGCACAGCGAGATGTTCACCGACGGCTGCATGAAACTGCACCGCGCGGGCAAGGTCACCAACACCGGCAAGGGCATCTACGACGGTGTCAGCGTGACGACGTTCGCGTTCGGCTCGGCCGAGCTGTACGCCTGGCTCGACGGCAACCGCGACGTCGCATTCCTGCCCGTCGAGATCGTCAACGCGCCCGGGGTGATCGGGGCCAACAACGACATGGTGTCGATCAACGGTGCGCTCGCCATCGACATTCAGGGCCAGGTCGTCGCCGACACGATCGGCGGCAATCAGTTCAGCGGAGTCGGTGGCGCCGAGGATTTCGTGGCCGGTGCAGGTCTCGAGTTGTCGGACCGCTCGTTGATCTGTCTGCCTTCGACGTTCGAGAGGGACGGCGAGTTGCAGTCGCGGATCGTGCCGTGGTTCGGACCGGGCGCGGTGATCACCACGCCGCGACACCACGTCGACGTGATCGTCACCGAGTACGGCGCCGCGGAACTGGAAGGCAAGACGGTCCGCGAACGCGGTGAGGCACTCGCCGCGATCGCGCATCCGCGGTTCCGCGACGACCTGCTTGCGGCCGCCGAGCGCGCGGCGAAGGGCCGCTCACCCGTCGTCTGA
- a CDS encoding NAD-dependent succinate-semialdehyde dehydrogenase → MGGNREEAVIDAVGKRLFVDGKWADATGGRTFDVLDPATGQALCAVADATPADARAALDAAVAAQPDFAAIPPRARADMLMAAFELLHDRVNDLALLMTLEMGKPLAEARGEIAYAAEFFRHFAEEATRIDGGYQTAPAGGARFLVARQPVGPCLLITPWNFPMAMGTRKLGPAIAAGCTSVIKPAHQTPLSMLALMEILDEAGVPAGAVNCITAMDANAVMEPLIRSGRARKLSFTGSTAVGRILLEQCAQKVLRTSMELGGNAPFIVFADADLDEAVDGAIAAKMRNMGEACTAANRIFVHATVIDEFGSRLAERMAALVVGRGTEDGVEVGPLIDEAGLHKVQALVDDAVARGARVLTGGSAVRGDGYFYPPTVLTGVPREARMSSEEIFGPVAPLTPFETEDDVIAAANDTEYGLVAYVFTNDLRRALRVAEALETGMVGLNQGVVSNPAAPFGGVKQSGLGREGGAVGIDEFLETKYVGIALK, encoded by the coding sequence GTGGGCGGTAATCGCGAAGAGGCAGTGATCGATGCGGTGGGCAAGCGACTGTTCGTCGACGGCAAGTGGGCCGACGCGACCGGGGGCCGCACCTTCGATGTGCTCGACCCGGCCACCGGTCAGGCGCTGTGCGCGGTGGCCGACGCCACGCCTGCCGACGCCAGAGCGGCATTGGACGCGGCGGTCGCCGCGCAACCAGACTTCGCTGCCATTCCGCCGCGGGCCCGCGCCGACATGTTGATGGCGGCGTTCGAATTGTTGCACGACCGCGTCAACGACCTGGCGCTGCTGATGACGCTGGAGATGGGCAAGCCGCTCGCGGAGGCCAGGGGTGAAATCGCTTACGCCGCTGAGTTTTTCCGACACTTCGCGGAGGAGGCCACCCGGATCGACGGCGGCTATCAGACGGCACCCGCCGGCGGCGCACGGTTCCTCGTCGCTCGCCAGCCGGTCGGGCCGTGCCTGCTGATCACCCCGTGGAACTTCCCGATGGCGATGGGCACCCGCAAGCTGGGCCCGGCCATCGCCGCGGGCTGCACCAGCGTGATCAAACCTGCGCACCAGACGCCGCTGTCGATGCTGGCGTTGATGGAAATCCTCGACGAGGCGGGCGTGCCTGCCGGTGCCGTCAACTGCATCACCGCGATGGATGCGAACGCGGTGATGGAACCGCTGATCCGGTCCGGACGGGCACGCAAGCTGTCGTTCACCGGTTCGACGGCTGTCGGGCGGATCCTGCTCGAGCAGTGCGCGCAGAAGGTGCTGCGGACCTCGATGGAACTCGGCGGCAACGCTCCGTTCATCGTGTTCGCCGATGCCGACCTCGATGAGGCGGTGGACGGGGCGATCGCTGCCAAGATGCGCAACATGGGCGAGGCGTGCACGGCCGCGAACCGAATCTTCGTGCACGCGACGGTGATCGACGAGTTCGGGAGCCGACTGGCCGAGCGGATGGCTGCGCTGGTCGTCGGCCGCGGCACGGAGGACGGTGTCGAGGTCGGTCCGCTGATCGACGAAGCTGGGCTCCACAAGGTCCAGGCCCTGGTCGACGATGCGGTGGCTCGCGGCGCCCGCGTGCTGACCGGTGGCTCGGCCGTCCGGGGCGACGGCTACTTCTACCCGCCCACCGTGCTGACGGGCGTTCCGCGTGAGGCCAGGATGTCCAGCGAGGAGATCTTCGGTCCCGTCGCCCCACTGACGCCGTTCGAGACCGAGGACGACGTGATCGCCGCCGCCAACGACACGGAGTACGGCCTGGTGGCCTACGTGTTCACCAATGATCTTCGGCGGGCGCTGCGCGTCGCCGAGGCGCTGGAGACCGGCATGGTCGGGCTGAACCAGGGCGTGGTGTCCAACCCGGCAGCGCCTTTCGGCGGCGTCAAGCAGTCCGGCCTCGGACGCGAGGGCGGGGCGGTGGGGATCGACGAGTTCTTGGAGACCAAGTACGTCGGCATCGCGCTCAAGTGA
- the gluQRS gene encoding tRNA glutamyl-Q(34) synthetase GluQRS — MTAGRFAPSPSADLHIGNLRTAVLAWLFARSTGRRFLIRVDDLDDRTSVDIGRRQLADLEAIGLTWDAVEWQSEQPDRYSSALEELASRGLLYECYCSRKDIAQAPRAPHAPQGAYPGTCRDLTDAERAARRAEIGRAPALRLRTDAIVHTIGDLLHGDYTGIVDDFVVRRGDGVPAYNLAVVVDDSAQGIDQVVRGDDLLPSSPRQAYLARMLGFPEPTYAHVALVLNEDGARLAKRDGAVTLAEVGAQRALAQISASLGWRARDVEGMLAEFDPAGLPRRPWIYTPEASGSDDG; from the coding sequence GTGACCGCAGGCAGGTTCGCCCCGAGCCCGTCTGCCGACCTGCACATCGGCAACCTGCGCACCGCGGTGCTCGCGTGGTTGTTCGCCCGCTCCACCGGACGGCGGTTCCTCATCCGCGTCGACGACCTCGACGACCGCACCTCCGTCGACATCGGCCGACGTCAACTCGCCGACCTCGAGGCGATCGGGTTGACGTGGGATGCCGTCGAGTGGCAGTCCGAGCAGCCCGACCGCTACTCCTCGGCGCTAGAGGAGCTGGCGAGTCGGGGGTTGCTGTACGAATGCTATTGCAGCCGAAAGGATATCGCGCAAGCGCCGCGGGCCCCGCACGCGCCGCAGGGCGCCTACCCGGGGACCTGCCGCGACCTCACCGACGCCGAGCGCGCGGCACGCCGGGCCGAGATCGGACGGGCGCCCGCGTTACGGCTGCGCACCGACGCGATCGTGCACACGATCGGTGACCTGCTGCACGGCGACTACACCGGCATCGTCGACGATTTCGTGGTGCGCCGGGGCGACGGCGTGCCCGCGTACAACCTCGCGGTCGTCGTCGACGACTCGGCGCAGGGCATCGACCAGGTGGTGCGCGGTGACGACCTCCTGCCTTCCTCGCCGCGACAGGCGTACCTGGCTCGGATGCTCGGATTCCCGGAGCCGACGTACGCCCACGTCGCGCTGGTGCTCAACGAGGACGGCGCCCGTCTGGCCAAGCGCGACGGCGCCGTGACACTCGCGGAAGTCGGCGCCCAACGCGCGCTCGCGCAGATCAGCGCGTCGTTGGGCTGGCGGGCCCGCGACGTCGAGGGCATGCTGGCCGAGTTCGACCCGGCCGGGCTGCCCCGCCGGCCGTGGATCTACACCCCGGAGGCTTCAGGCTCAGACGACGGGTGA
- a CDS encoding MFS transporter: MDAQDPEHAVNPQHSPVDQDQPPGVVKKAIAASAVGNFTEWFDYGLYAYGVTYISAAIFPGEGATATLLALMTFAVSFLVRPLGGFVWGPLGDRLGRRRVLAVTILVMASATLGVGLVPSYAAIGFWAPVLMVVLRMIQGFSTGGEYGGAATFMAEYAPARRRGLLGSFLEFGTLAGFSAGALLMLGFSLVLSDDQMNTWGWRLPFLVAAPLGLIGLYLRSRLDETPVFRALEQEGQREKNIWAEFRDLIAEYWGPILRLGGLVVALNVVNYTLLSYMPTYLKTAIGLSTDMSLVVPIIGMLSMMVFLPFAGLASDRFGRKPLWWISLVGLFVGVVPMFMLMSTGVVGAVIGFAVLGLLYVPQLATISATFPAMFPTQVRYAGFAIAYNVSTAIFGGTAPAVNDWMVIQTGNNLMPAFYMMAACLIGVIALLKVPETTRCPIYGTKIPGTPGAPAQLDYELAGSR, encoded by the coding sequence ATGGACGCCCAAGATCCCGAGCACGCCGTCAACCCGCAGCATTCTCCCGTCGACCAGGACCAACCGCCGGGCGTTGTGAAAAAGGCCATCGCGGCTTCGGCCGTCGGAAACTTCACCGAATGGTTCGACTACGGTCTCTACGCCTACGGCGTCACCTATATCTCCGCGGCGATCTTCCCCGGCGAAGGTGCCACGGCGACGTTGTTGGCCCTGATGACTTTCGCTGTCTCATTTCTCGTCCGGCCACTCGGTGGATTCGTCTGGGGCCCACTCGGCGACCGACTCGGTCGGCGGCGGGTGCTCGCCGTCACGATCCTGGTGATGGCCAGCGCGACGCTGGGTGTCGGACTCGTCCCCAGCTACGCCGCGATCGGGTTCTGGGCTCCCGTGCTCATGGTGGTGCTGCGGATGATCCAGGGTTTCTCCACCGGCGGCGAATACGGCGGCGCGGCCACCTTCATGGCCGAGTACGCGCCGGCGCGTCGACGTGGGCTGCTGGGCAGCTTCCTCGAGTTCGGCACCTTGGCGGGTTTCTCCGCAGGCGCGCTGCTGATGCTCGGCTTTTCGCTGGTGCTGAGCGACGACCAGATGAACACGTGGGGGTGGCGGTTACCGTTCCTCGTCGCGGCTCCACTCGGCCTGATCGGCCTCTACCTGCGCAGCCGGCTCGACGAGACACCGGTTTTCAGGGCTCTCGAGCAGGAGGGGCAGCGAGAGAAGAACATCTGGGCCGAATTCAGGGACCTCATCGCCGAGTACTGGGGACCGATCCTGCGGCTCGGCGGTCTGGTCGTCGCGCTGAACGTGGTGAACTACACGTTGCTCAGCTACATGCCGACCTACCTGAAGACCGCGATCGGGCTGTCCACCGACATGTCGCTGGTCGTACCCATCATCGGCATGCTGTCGATGATGGTGTTCCTGCCGTTCGCGGGACTTGCCTCTGACAGGTTCGGGCGCAAGCCGCTGTGGTGGATATCGCTGGTCGGCCTGTTCGTCGGCGTCGTGCCGATGTTCATGCTGATGTCGACCGGTGTGGTCGGGGCCGTCATCGGCTTCGCCGTGCTGGGCCTGCTGTACGTGCCGCAGCTGGCCACCATCTCGGCGACCTTCCCGGCGATGTTCCCAACCCAGGTGCGATACGCCGGCTTCGCAATCGCCTACAACGTGTCGACGGCGATCTTCGGTGGCACCGCACCGGCGGTCAACGACTGGATGGTCATTCAGACCGGCAACAACCTGATGCCGGCCTTCTACATGATGGCGGCCTGTCTCATCGGGGTGATTGCGTTGCTCAAGGTGCCCGAAACCACGCGCTGTCCGATCTACGGCACGAAGATCCCCGGCACACCGGGGGCCCCGGCGCAGTTGGACTACGAGCTGGCTGGCAGCCGCTGA
- a CDS encoding aspartate aminotransferase family protein, which produces MTSASTAPQLSQILKQATGVLAARGEGVLLYDEQDRAYLDFTAGIGVTSTGHCHPRVVEAAQRQVATLIHGQYTTVMHRPLLTLVERLGEVLPAGLDRLFFANSGSEAVEAALRLSRQATGRPNVIVFHGGFHGRTVAAASMTTSGTKFRSGFSPLMAGVHVAPFPDPGHFGWPVEQATDFALAQLDYVLQTISAPADTAAFFVEPVLGEGGYVPANERFFAGLRERADAHGILLVVDEVQTGFGRTGRFWGHQHFLGDSGARPDILITAKGLASGFPLSGIAAPAAVMEKAWPGSQGGTYGANAVACAAALATLDVIADEHLVDNAAERGAQLFEALQTVGDKFDAISDVRGLGLMLGTEFRDAAGKPDAATAVAVQQEAARRGLLLLTCGAWGQVVRFIPALVVTAEQIDEAAGIWSDAVSAVL; this is translated from the coding sequence ATGACCTCGGCGTCCACAGCCCCACAGCTCTCGCAAATCCTCAAACAGGCCACAGGTGTGCTGGCCGCCCGCGGCGAAGGGGTGCTGCTCTATGACGAGCAGGACCGCGCATACCTCGACTTCACCGCGGGCATCGGCGTGACCAGTACCGGGCACTGCCATCCACGAGTGGTGGAGGCCGCGCAGCGCCAGGTCGCCACACTCATCCACGGCCAGTACACGACGGTGATGCACCGGCCGCTGCTCACGCTCGTGGAGCGGTTGGGCGAGGTGCTGCCGGCCGGGCTGGACCGGCTGTTCTTCGCCAACTCCGGCAGCGAGGCCGTGGAAGCGGCACTGCGGCTGTCTCGGCAAGCCACCGGCCGCCCCAACGTCATCGTCTTCCACGGCGGCTTCCACGGCCGCACCGTCGCGGCGGCCTCGATGACAACCTCCGGCACCAAGTTCCGCTCGGGATTCTCCCCGCTGATGGCCGGGGTGCACGTGGCGCCGTTCCCGGATCCGGGCCACTTCGGTTGGCCGGTCGAGCAGGCCACCGACTTCGCTCTGGCTCAGTTGGACTATGTGCTGCAGACGATCAGCGCGCCCGCCGACACCGCCGCGTTCTTCGTCGAACCGGTGCTCGGCGAGGGCGGCTACGTGCCGGCCAACGAGCGGTTCTTCGCCGGGTTGCGCGAGCGCGCTGACGCCCACGGCATCCTGCTGGTCGTCGACGAGGTGCAGACCGGCTTCGGCCGCACCGGCCGCTTCTGGGGGCATCAGCACTTCCTCGGCGATTCGGGGGCGCGCCCCGACATCCTGATCACCGCCAAGGGGCTGGCGTCGGGCTTCCCGCTGTCGGGGATCGCGGCGCCCGCGGCCGTGATGGAGAAGGCGTGGCCGGGCTCGCAGGGCGGCACGTACGGCGCCAACGCGGTGGCGTGTGCGGCCGCGCTGGCCACCCTCGACGTGATCGCCGACGAACACCTGGTCGACAACGCCGCCGAGCGTGGCGCCCAGTTGTTCGAGGCGCTGCAGACCGTCGGCGACAAGTTCGACGCGATCAGCGATGTGCGCGGCCTCGGGCTGATGCTCGGCACCGAATTCCGCGATGCGGCAGGCAAACCCGACGCCGCGACCGCCGTGGCCGTGCAGCAGGAGGCCGCCCGGCGCGGCCTGCTGTTACTGACTTGCGGGGCGTGGGGCCAGGTGGTGCGGTTCATCCCTGCCCTCGTCGTCACCGCCGAGCAGATCGACGAGGCGGCCGGCATCTGGTCCGACGCCGTGAGCGCCGTCCTGTGA